A window of Syntrophales bacterium genomic DNA:
TTCTGCTCACCGGGACCCCGGCCGCCGATTCCTCCGGCGAGGCGCGAAAATGCGGTGTTTCGCTGGGCCAGGCGCGGGAGGCGGTACTTGAGCTGGGCCAGCTCCACCTGGATCTTGCCCTCACGGCTGTGAGCCCGCTGGGCGAAGATGTCCAGAATGACCTGGGTCCGGTCGATGACCCTGAGCTCCGTGAAATCGGCGATCGAACGGGCCTGCGCAGGGGACAGCTCGTGGTCGAAGAGAAGGCAGTTGGCGCCCATCTGGAGTGCACGGATAACGACATCCGCCAGTTTTCCCTTTCCCAGGAGGTAGCGCGGGTCCGGCTGGGGCCGCTGCTGGACGGCGGCATCGAAGACCTCCACTCCGGAAGTCCGGCACAACTCGCGCAATTCGACGAGGGCCGCCTCCGTGTCCGCCATGGGATTCGTCTCCACCCGCACCAGGATGGCCCGGTCGGCGGCATCCACCCGCCGGGAGGTCTGGCGCTTTGCGATGGCTCCCTCCAGGTCGGATATAAAGGAGGCGAAGTTCAGGACGAGGTCGGGGGGCCGGACGGGTTTCAGGAAGGACCAGTAGGAGCCTTCGGGATTTTCCGGGACCAAGTGGGCCGTGTGGACAATGCCGGGGAGCCCGTCAAGGTCCGCCAGCACGGCGCACACCAGGTCCAGCCGGAGGAGGGCCAGATCCGTCAGATCGTCTTCCGTGAGGCTTTCTCCGTTCAGGTGGGTGTGGATGAGGCGAAGCCCCCGCAGGCGGCTGGCGGCGAAGCGGAAGCGGTCCAGGCTGGGGATCAGGATGTCCCGGTGGGAGCCGACGATCACTTCCTCCACGTCCCCCCGGCGGTTCACGAGGATCCCGATCTGGCGGTTCAGTTCGCGGGACGGCTCCGTGAGATGCCGGGCGACGTCCTGGGTGACGACGCGGTCTGGCGGGATCCGGCGGCGGTAGAGCTGCTCGATCCGCCGGATCTGGTCCGGTTTCAGTCCCGTGAGATTGCCGTGAATTTTCCGGATGGAAGCACCTACTTGAACTTCTCGGGGCTGACCCTTCGCTCCATGCCGTCCAGGAAGGAAGACCAGGAATTCGTCTTGAACGCCGTGACGCGCTTCTTCGGCTTTCTGGCCCCGCACTGGGGACAGGCTAACCCGTCGTACGGTTCCCCGATCTTCAGGAAGTGGTCGTAGACGGTCTCACACTTGCTGCATTCGAATGTATAGATGGGCATGGCGGTTCCTGTTCCTTAAAATACAAGGGATTATAATGGTTTTGATTCAGGCGGATATGGTTCTTCTATGCGACACGGGCTGGATTTTGTCAATAAAAAACCCCGGAGGGTTTCCCCTCCGGGGCCGTCGGCAAACGGGGGTCGATGACGGCTGAACTTAGAAGCTCAGTGTCAGCTTGTGCATCAAGAGGTAGTCGTTGGACAGGGCCGGCTCGAAGTTGTAGCTGTTGGCCCAGTTGAGACCCGCAATCGTTGTGGGTGCGTTGTAGTTGCCCTTGAAGTAGTCACCGGGCCAGAAGTAACCGGCGCCGATCATGTACTCCAGGTTGTCGTAGATCTTGTACGAGGCCACGAGGTCAAGCTCGTACCCGTACTTGTCGGAGTTGTACTCGGACAGAGGGTTGCCCGTGTTGGGGGTACCCCCGGCAAGCCATGCGAATCCGGCTGTGGCAGGGGAGGCCCAGGGCTTCTTCTGCGCGGTGGCGTACGTGAAGGCCAGCTTGATGTCCGCCTTGGGAACAGGCTTCACGCCCACGTAGATGTGATAGAACCAGCAGTTGTCGAGGAACGTGCTGACATAGTCAGCCGCGCGTCCCGCCGTCAGGGCTCCGCGATAGTTTGCGCTGCCGCGGTCGCCGACCCAGGTGTGGAAGTCATCGTTGAACATCATGAGGGCCGGGTTGTAGGCCTGACCGGCGAGCAGGCCGGCCATGAAGCCGCCTTCCCGCTTGTCCGGGGTCGCCGGATCGTCACCGGTGATGTAGGCGAACTGGAGGCCGAAGTACACCGGGGCGAAATCAGCGCGGGCACCCAGGTAGAGGCCGTAGCCGAACAAGTCGACGTCCGTCGTCATCGATCCGGCACCGCCCACGATGGCCGCTGCCTGAATCGGGTTTTCCCAGGAGAGCTTCCCGTAGATGACCGCCGCCTCGCCTTCGATGTAGACGGGACCGAGGGTCGCCTTGAAGTAGGGATCCAGCACGAAAGCGCTCTGGAACGTACCCACGTCCCATGCTCTCGTGGTGTAAACATAGTTCGCACGGTTGACGGTAGCACCGCCGGCAGTACGACCCCACTGCAGGATGGCGCCGGCTTCAACCGACTGGCCCTTGTACACGAAACCGAGGTCGAAGATGTCCGCGTCGGTGTCGTTGTAGAACTCCGGAACCACACCAGCGGCAGCCTGAGAGGTCGGCCGCCCGCTGTCGCCTTCCGTCATCTTTTCCCAGGCCGCGATGATGGCCACCGGGCCGACGGGAAGGATGTACTTGATGCCGGGGCGGGTCGCGTTCGAGTCGCCGAAGAGCGTCCCGAAGGCGAGGAAGTTCTGGTAACCCACGAGGAATTTGCCGATGCCGGTGTTGAAGTCGACATAGGCCCGCTCGAATTCGATGTTCTCCTGAACACGAGCGTCAGCGCCGAGACCGCTCCACGCGGCGCGGCTGGTGCTGTCCACTGCACCTGCCCATCGCCGATCGCCCCACTTCTTCTCCAGGGCGTCGAACCGGGTCACCAGCGTGAGGCCTTCAACGACCTTGAACTCGGTCTGCATTCTCAGGCGCTGCTGGAAAAACGCCTGGGAGCCGTACTGGCCGATGCCAGCACCGGTCGCCGCGTTGCCGAGGAGACCGCCCGCCGCGTTAACGGCGTTCTCGTTATCGAGCAGGGAGTGGTTCTTGTCGAACACGCCCCACACGTGGTAGGTGCCGCTGAACTTTACGTCCACGGCGGATGCCGGCATGGCGATCGCGAAGACGACCATGGCCGACAGCAAAGCAATCCAAAGTTTCTTCATTGTTTCCTCCAAAAGAGAAAATCTGAATTTTGTCCGGTCCTTCCGGGCAGAAAGGACCCTTCTTCCGCTCCCTCTTGCTTCCCTGCCGCCTGACGGCGGAAGGAAATGACCGGCCGGGCGTTTGCCTTCCCGACCCGTCCTGCTGACCCCCGTGTCACCTCCTTCCTTTTTGAAAAGGTTTGCGGAAGGTATCACCCCCCGCTACCCTTTGTCAAGGCGACTGTCTGTATTTGTGACAAACGGGCAACCTTGATGAACGTTGAGCTTGCAAGGGGTGTACCACGGAAGGGCAGTACGGTGTGGATCGTGCCTCAAGGATCTCTTTATCTTATCGAAATGAAAGGAAATGTACGTTGTGTCCGGGCACCATTTGGAAACATTGCCCAGGAGCAGCCAAGGGTGCGGCCTGTCCCCGGTGTGTTCCCTTTTGGGATCGGCCCGCCGAGAGTGTAGCAAAAAAAACACACGCTCTGGAGATTCTCTGTCTGCTGTTTCCAGGTCTCTCAGCCTGGGGAGGACCGGGGGCCTTCCGGGAGCCCTTTCCGGCGTTCCGATTCACCGTGGAACACCCGCCGGACGGGCCGTGGCGGCCCATTGCCGGGGCAAAATAACGCTTGACAGAAAGAGGATAATTGATATAGGGCAAATCGCGCGTTAGCGTATGACCGGGAGTCAGCGAATGACCACCGTTCACAGGCCCCACGCATCTTGCCGCAGGCCATCCCCTTTTGGAATTCAGGCGGGTTTCATGTTCAGGTCGGATCGCCTCCGACGGTTCC
This region includes:
- the hflX gene encoding GTPase HflX, which translates into the protein MVFLPGRHGAKGQPREVQVGASIRKIHGNLTGLKPDQIRRIEQLYRRRIPPDRVVTQDVARHLTEPSRELNRQIGILVNRRGDVEEVIVGSHRDILIPSLDRFRFAASRLRGLRLIHTHLNGESLTEDDLTDLALLRLDLVCAVLADLDGLPGIVHTAHLVPENPEGSYWSFLKPVRPPDLVLNFASFISDLEGAIAKRQTSRRVDAADRAILVRVETNPMADTEAALVELRELCRTSGVEVFDAAVQQRPQPDPRYLLGKGKLADVVIRALQMGANCLLFDHELSPAQARSIADFTELRVIDRTQVILDIFAQRAHSREGKIQVELAQLKYRLPRLAQRNTAFSRLAGGIGGRGPGEQKLEIDRRRVRDRIHRLERELKEIEKARDQRRTRRRREGLPVISIVGYTNAGKSTLLNALTKSDVLAEDRLFATLDPKSSRLRFPRDTEAIITDTVGFIRNLPRELMAAFRATLDELQEADLLLHVIDVSNPGFEEQIEAVDNILRELDIAGKPLLKVLNKADRIDDPALLETLSRRYEAPAVSALHPETLPALLIRLESVIGSRR
- a CDS encoding zinc ribbon domain-containing protein, with translation MPIYTFECSKCETVYDHFLKIGEPYDGLACPQCGARKPKKRVTAFKTNSWSSFLDGMERRVSPEKFK